One genomic segment of Choristoneura fumiferana chromosome Z, NRCan_CFum_1, whole genome shotgun sequence includes these proteins:
- the LOC141437401 gene encoding uncharacterized protein isoform X3, producing MPRSCDEMSTEDCGSLIYVEKLEPLSKLKTIKIVPHENTQTANPIKILRHHTRNEGNMKPSVEPRRGKCTITRPVPASHKLPVTNAFTKEYSSGQLQKPRIPPKYSDYSKVTTEPPTWNKELYTRLPSCSTTCRLDMRAEQRIGRSEQRTPPRYVEKGPKSTEPACGNKDALYKALARYLHSTKRIVCKEKPEQRIATKNSRVCLLSATHSSIYRVHSRVSFSDELRYLSRGNSSKLCMEKCLDPSSPTKSPSQGPNECKNSHDHSLCCSSDEKAKRLRERIPQFTIKISPKLSKSNIKTPRSAKGSKVRFDRQLHSCCPCEKTESQKSDPTATIDELRPCASEKKTIIKSEPNRSKKEPKPRHSTNKTSQQSHPDNTKDELRPCANEKKEAKKSESDCPIKEPKPCSRKKNTSQQSASDLPKNESNPCEKKKTEDTDVSKNDCLPYVKEKKTEQSDSDSKKKECKPSDNEKRTAEQSDYDSSKNKPKPCENKCDTDVSKNQSKPCKNEKKTSEQSDSDSSRNESRPREKNKTSHQRDTDLSKNEKEAEKNKKTIEQQPDPESTCETVAKETKKIICDLESPCQTPTDEQSILTKESSSQCRETVKRASSPMNVDVKSTGVDGSSTLKPRCLVQKPRAVCPEKDKTPEKPLYICKQGSSASFGVSENICTRKKPTMNSIEKQPSDKSVELEVQTNPEPNLTRVPTMQPTNECVKQQIITEEFCPPNLTPDQATQLANVCDKLNDQVASQCRADPPDSISQSTDENVKLKQQTPSTCPADSTQDSVAQPAEDNSKICKQTVSECPATSVQEPKMQPADKSVKSSDKVAPESSANLIQDSETQLAKDNAKSKQDLASECPTNSVQDAINQPTKEKDVSKQDISCQPPVESSNDTVSEQPAQAHPDPPAKNKRKTCSREPRPTEPKSKPCSKILKYVSAFDNKDKKHGRVWWCNKKQILLRRRGHPAPLRSVEDNSMETQCERDVKDLAQMTDDILRMTGDPEKCLCSVKPCKCLHELAQTITNGGSTTTKPTSECECPPPLLIIKKNQQENYKNDENVLREQQSLCSCIAFLQKHNLLYTGQTIVNQTATEVKGLGQKSEQQADAPYIYSLNDLYHFQQNKTAGGASKAIGLCECGGSKPIEPTAGDQNNNDVTCQGIPSGSGSKKNIVCECPPPMTVGQNGKGGSCPGMMSDGDGKKKITCECLQPKATEQNGKDGPCQGTMLRPGGKENIICECPPVKVTEQRARGQNGKTGTFQGMSESSGKKNTSFECPRPNNTANRAGAQNGNFGTCPPPGSGGMNVICECPPLKATEQAPGSQYGNDGRCQCMKLGPGGKIKVTCECPLQKITEQTAGGPGGKDGPYQCMKPGPGGKKNIICECPRSTPSGLTPGQICRNGTCQGVLSGPCGAQNTSADDLRPTTIVKEQTTAVQCKKGEQRSCDNLAKVETGKKSEKSKLGRYKKTVICESPSKDKLQLRQAPAKAPCPNTVGSNKITLSVKKKSPGQAGEGSSSEECTECQNNKTRVKWCKKKYVISECPPLREDDNRDSTSMSSQKKKHLKKNVKNQAKIKTGEKKVDTSCTHGSTPCLCKDEPFCRLMKNHKCECPCPLFVEEVDLNPAKDCPSEPPCPKDCPPPPPPPPPCLATDENEKKSQKKNVVECDQGQMTQDKIDKCSYTDRPIKNICKTKNKSSGQGKWGKKKIPPCICPPEPPTTERGCDPPCVKEQWKMKSRETCNKSGFSVKKKPAARVDHTMCFEEALAYFELHPEDDPMQKKKKKKVICECPSS from the exons ATGCCGCGGTCCTGTGACGAGATGTCGACGGAAGATTGTGGCTCGTTGATCTACGTGGAGAAGTTAGAGCCATTGTCTAAAttgaaaaccataaaaa TTGTGCCTCATGAAAATACGCAAACGGCAAATCCTATCAAAATTTTAAGACATCATACGAGAAACGAAGGAAATATGAAACCCTCAGTAGAACCGAGGAGGGGAAAATGTACAATCACCAGACCTGTACCTGCATCTCACAAACTACCAGTCACTAACGCCTTCACAAAGGAATATTCATCAGGACAATTGCAAAAACCACGTATCCCCCCTAAATACTCTGATTACTCGAAGGTGACAACTGAACCCCCGACGTGGAACAAAGAGCTTTATACCAGACTACCGTCCTGTTCCACCACTTGTAGGCTGGATATGCGCGCAGAACAGCGAATCGGACGATCAGAACAGCGAACACCACCTAGATATGTAGAAAAAGGCCCTAAAAGTACCGAACCCGCTTGTGGAAACAAAGATGCCCTTTATAAGGCCCTCGCTCGTTACCTTCACAGCACTAAGCGTATCGTTTGCAAAGAGAAGCCCGAGCAGCGAATAGCTACTAAAAATTCTAGGGTTTGCCTACTATCAGCTACACATTCGAGCATATACAGAGTCCATTCTAGAGTGTCATTTTCTGACGAATTAAGATATTTGAGCCGAGGGAACTCAAGTAAACTTTGTATGGAGAAGTGTTTGGATCCTAGTTCCCCTACAAAAAGCCCCTCTCAAGGCCCAAACGAGTGCAAAAATTCCCATGACCACTCATTATGTTGTTCTTCTGACGAGAAAGCTAAAAGACTTCGCGAAAGAATACctcaatttacaataaaaatctcGCCAAAATTGTCTAAATCAAATATTAAAACACCTCGAAGTGCAAAAGGAAGTAAAGTACGTTTCGATCGTCAGTTGCATTCTTGCTGTCCCTGCGAGAAAACAGAATCACAAAAATCAGATCCTACTGCCACAATAGACGAATTAAGACCATGTGCCTctgagaaaaaaacaataataaaatcagAACCTAATCGCTCGAAAAAGGAACCAAAACCACGGCACAGTACGAATAAAACATCACAACAATCCCACCCTGATAACACAAAAGATGAATTAAGACCATGTgctaatgaaaaaaaagaagcAAAGAAATCAGAATCTGATTGCCCAATAAAAGAACCAAAACCATGTTCCCGTAAGAAAAATACATCACAACAATCTGCATCTGATCTCCCAAAAAATGAATCAAATCCATgcgaaaagaaaaaaactgaaGACACTGATGTCTCAAAAAATGACTGTCTACCATATgtaaaagagaaaaaaacagAACAGTCAGACTCCGATTCCAAAAAAAAGGAATGTAAACCAAGTGATAACGAGAAAAGAACGGCAGAACAATCCGATTATGATTCCTCAAAAAATAAACCCAAACCATGCGAAAATAAATGCGACACTGATGtctcaaaaaaccaatctaaaCCATGTAAAAACGAGAAAAAAACGTCAGAACAATCAGACTCTGACTCCTCAAGAAATGAATCAAGGCCACGCGAAAAGAACAAAACGTCGCACCAACGTGACACTGATCTTTCGAAAAATGAGAAAGAagcagaaaaaaacaaaaagacaattgAACAGCAACCCGACCCTGAATCAACGTGTGAAACAGTTgccaaagaaacaaaaaagaTTATTTGTGATCTAGAAAGCCCATGTCAGACCCCAACAGACGAACAAAGCATCTTAACAAAAGAAAGTAGTTCGCAGTGTAGGGAAACAGTGAAGCGCGCCTCGTCACCAATGAACGTGGATGTTAAATCTACTGGAGTGGATGGTTCTTCTACCTTGAAACCAAGATGTTTGG TACAGAAACCAAGAGCAGTCTGTCCCGAAAAGGACAAAACACCAGAAAAACCTTTATATATTTGCAAGCAAGGTAGTAGTGCTAGCTTTGGGGTCAGCGAGAATATATGCACCAGGAAGAAACCAACGATGAATTCAATAGAAAAGCAACCTTCCGATAAAAGTGTTGAGCTAGAAGTGCAAACAAATCCCGAACCAAACTTGACCCGAGTTCCTACCATGCAGCCTACTAATGAATGTGTTAAGCAGCAAATAATAACGGAAGAATTTTGTCCACCAAATTTAACTCCAGACCAAGCCACGCAGCTTGCCAATGTGTGTGATAAGTTAAACGATCAAGTGGCATCACAATGTCGAGCAGACCCTCCAGATTCTATATCACAATCTACTGACGAGAATGTTAAACTAAAACAACAAACGCCATCAACATGTCCAGCAGACTCAACTCAAGATTCAGTAGCACAACCTGCTGAAGACAATTCTAAGATATGTAAACAAACAGTATCAGAATGTCCAGCGACTTCCGTTCAAGAACCAAAAATGCAACCTGCTGATAAGAGTGTTAAGTCAAGTGATAAAGTGGCACCAGAAAGTTCAGCAAATTTAATACAGGATTCAGAAACACAACTTGCAAAAGATAATGCTAAGTCAAAGCAGGATTTGGCATCAGAATGTCCAACAAATTCAGTCCAAGATGCAATAAATCAACCTACAAAGGAGAAAGATGTATCAAAGCAGGATATTTCATGTCAGCCTCCAGTAGAAAGTAGTAATGACACAG TTTCAGAACAACCAGCTCAAGCGCATCCTGATCCACCAGCAAAGAACAAGCGAAAAACATGCAGCCGTGAACCACGGCCAACAGAACCAAAAAGTAAACCATgtagcaaaattttaaaatacgtaTCTGCATTtgataataaagataaaaaacacGGCCGGGTTTGGTGGTGCAATAAGAAGCAGATATTACTCCGCCGCCGTGGCCACCCGGCACCACTTCGTTCAGTTGAAGACAATTCGATGGAAACTCAGTGTGAAAGAGATGTTAAAGACCTAGCACAAATGACAGATGACATATTGCGAATGACAGGAGACCCAGAGAAGTGCCTTTGTAGTGTTAAACCTTGTAAATGCTTACACGAACTAGCGCAAACTATAACGAATGGCGGTAGTACGACAACTAAACCAACCAGTGAATGCGAATGCCCGCcgccattattaataataaagaaaaatcagcaagaaaattacaaaaatgacgAAAATGTTCTAAGAGAACAGCAGTCGCTTTGCTCTTGCATAGCCTTTCTACAAAAACATAACTTGCTATATACAGGACAAACTATAGTAAACCAGACTGCTACAGAAGTGAAAGGTCTGGGGCAAAAGTCAGAACAGCAAGCAGATGCTCCTTACATCTACAGCCTGAATGATTTATATCattttcaacaaaacaaaacgGCGGGTGGTGCCAGTAAAGCGATTGGACTATGCGAATGTGGAGGATCGAAGCCTATAGAGCCAACAGCAGGAGACCAGAATAACAACGATGTAACGTGTCAAGGTATACCCTCGGGCTCTGGCAGTAAGAAAAACATCGTATGCGAATGCCCGCCACCAATGACAGTAGGCCAGAATGGTAAAGGTGGATCGTGTCCTGGTATGATGTCAGACGGTGACggaaagaaaaaaatcacctgTGAATGCCTACAACCGAAGGCTACAGAACAAAATGGTAAAGATGGGCCGTGTCAGGGTACAATGTTGAGGCCTGGCGGTAAGGAAAATATCATATGCGAATGTCCACCGGTGAAAGTAACAGAACAAAGGGCGAGAGGCCAGAATGGTAAAACTGGAACGTTTCAAGGCATGTCCGAGTCTAGTGGTAAGAAAAATACCTCATTTGAATGCCCGCGACCGAATAATACAGCTAATAGGGCAGGAGCCCAAAATGGAAATTTTGGAACTTGTCCGCCACCGGGTTCTGGTGGTATGAATGTCATATGCGAATGTCCACCGCTGAAAGCTACAGAACAGGCGCCAGGAAGCCAGTATGGAAATGACGGAAGGTGTCAGTGTATGAAATTGGGGCCTGGCGGTAAGATAAAAGTCACATGCGAATGCCCGCTACAGAAGATTACAGAACAAACGGCGGGAGGTCCAGGTGGAAAAGATGGTCCGTATCAGTGTATGAAGCCTGGGCCTGGTGGTAAGAAAAACATCATATGCGAATGCCCACGCTCGACTCCTTCGGGACTAACACCAGGTCAGATTTGTAGAAATGGAACGTGTCAAGGAGTTTTGTCGGGCCCTTGTGGTGCGCAGAACACCAGTGCTGACGACCTACGACCAACAACTATAGTTAAAGAACAAACAACAGCTGTTCAATGTAAAAAAGGAGAACAACGTTCATGCGATAACCTTGCCAAGGTAGAAACGggtaaaaaatcagaaaaatctAAATTGGGCCGTTATAAAAAAACGGTCATTTGTGAAAGTCCTTCAAAGGATAAGTTACAATTGAGACAAGCGCCCGCGAAAGCACCTTGTCCGAACACAGTGGGCTCAAATAAAATTACTCTCAGCGTGAAAAAGAAAAGTCCAGGACAAGCAGGGGAAGGCTCGAGCAGTGAGGAGTGCACTGAGTGCCAGAATAATAAAACCCGGGTAAAATGGTGTAAAAAGAAGTACGTCATAAGTGAATGTCCACCTCTGCGCGAGGATGATAACCGTGACTCCACAAGCATGTCTTCCCAAAAGAAAAAGCACTTaaagaaaaatgtaaaaaatcaaGCAAAAATCAAGACCGGAGAGAAAAAAGTGGACACCTCGTGTACACACGGCTCCACACCCTGTTTGTGTAAAGACGAGCCTTTCTGTCGGTTAATGAAGAATCACAAATGCGAATGTCCGTGCCCGCTCTTCGTAGAAGAGGTCGACTTGAATCCTGCAAAAGATTGCCCATCTGAACCGCCTTGTCCCAAAGACTGTCCACCGCCACCGCCCCCACCTCCGCCTTGTCTTGCAACAGATGAGAATGAGAAGAAGAGCCAAAAGAAGAATGTGGTAGAATGCGACCAGGGACAAATGACACAAGACAAAATAGACAAATGTTCGTACACCGACCGTCCGATAAAGAATATATGCAAGACAAAAAACAAATCGTCGGGCCAAGGGAAGTGGGGGAAGAAAAAGATCCCACCATGCATTTGCCCGCCGGAGCCGCCGACGACGGAGAGAGGGTGTGACCCACCCTGTGTGAAGGAGCAGTGGAAGATGAAGTCAAGAGAGACCTGCAACAAATCTGGGTTCTCGGTCAAAAAGAAACCAGCGGCTCGTGTAGATCATACCATGTGTTTTGAGGAGGCTCTTGCGTACTTCGAGCTGCATCCCGAGGATGATCCGAtgcaaaagaaaaagaaaaagaaagtgaTATGTGAGTGTCCTTCTAGCTAG
- the LOC141437401 gene encoding uncharacterized protein isoform X2: MHQQRTEAAQQHKEQHCNLHSSDDAGVVRIAPRHSLKQASSIVLVMPRSCDEMSTEDCGSLIYVEKLEPLSKLKTIKIVPHENTQTANPIKILRHHTRNEGNMKPSVEPRRGKCTITRPVPASHKLPVTNAFTKEYSSGQLQKPRIPPKYSDYSKVTTEPPTWNKELYTRLPSCSTTCRLDMRAEQRIGRSEQRTPPRYVEKGPKSTEPACGNKDALYKALARYLHSTKRIVCKEKPEQRIATKNSRVCLLSATHSSIYRVHSRVSFSDELRYLSRGNSSKLCMEKCLDPSSPTKSPSQGPNECKNSHDHSLCCSSDEKAKRLRERIPQFTIKISPKLSKSNIKTPRSAKGSKVRFDRQLHSCCPCEKTESQKSDPTATIDELRPCASEKKTIIKSEPNRSKKEPKPRHSTNKTSQQSHPDNTKDELRPCANEKKEAKKSESDCPIKEPKPCSRKKNTSQQSASDLPKNESNPCEKKKTEDTDVSKNDCLPYVKEKKTEQSDSDSKKKECKPSDNEKRTAEQSDYDSSKNKPKPCENKCDTDVSKNQSKPCKNEKKTSEQSDSDSSRNESRPREKNKTSHQRDTDLSKNEKEAEKNKKTIEQQPDPESTCETVAKETKKIICDLESPCQTPTDEQSILTKESSSQCRETVKRASSPMNVDVKSTGVDGSSTLKPRCLVQKPRAVCPEKDKTPEKPLYICKQGSSASFGVSENICTRKKPTMNSIEKQPSDKSVELEVQTNPEPNLTRVPTMQPTNECVKQQIITEEFCPPNLTPDQATQLANVCDKLNDQVASQCRADPPDSISQSTDENVKLKQQTPSTCPADSTQDSVAQPAEDNSKICKQTVSECPATSVQEPKMQPADKSVKSSDKVAPESSANLIQDSETQLAKDNAKSKQDLASECPTNSVQDAINQPTKEKDVSKQDISCQPPVESSNDTVSEQPAQAHPDPPAKNKRKTCSREPRPTEPKSKPCSKILKYVSAFDNKDKKHGRVWWCNKKQILLRRRGHPAPLRSVEDNSMETQCERDVKDLAQMTDDILRMTGDPEKCLCSVKPCKCLHELAQTITNGGSTTTKPTSECECPPPLLIIKKNQQENYKNDENVLREQQSLCSCIAFLQKHNLLYTGQTIVNQTATEVKGLGQKSEQQADAPYIYSLNDLYHFQQNKTAGGASKAIGLCECGGSKPIEPTAGDQNNNDVTCQGIPSGSGSKKNIVCECPPPMTVGQNGKGGSCPGMMSDGDGKKKITCECLQPKATEQNGKDGPCQGTMLRPGGKENIICECPPVKVTEQRARGQNGKTGTFQGMSESSGKKNTSFECPRPNNTANRAGAQNGNFGTCPPPGSGGMNVICECPPLKATEQAPGSQYGNDGRCQCMKLGPGGKIKVTCECPLQKITEQTAGGPGGKDGPYQCMKPGPGGKKNIICECPRSTPSGLTPGQICRNGTCQGVLSGPCGAQNTSADDLRPTTIVKEQTTAVQCKKGEQRSCDNLAKVETGKKSEKSKLGRYKKTVICESPSKDKLQLRQAPAKAPCPNTVGSNKITLSVKKKSPGQAGEGSSSEECTECQNNKTRVKWCKKKYVISECPPLREDDNRDSTSMSSQKKKHLKKNVKNQAKIKTGEKKVDTSCTHGSTPCLCKDEPFCRLMKNHKCECPCPLFVEEVDLNPAKDCPSEPPCPKDCPPPPPPPPPCLATDENEKKSQKKNVVECDQGQMTQDKIDKCSYTDRPIKNICKTKNKSSGQGKWGKKKIPPCICPPEPPTTERGCDPPCVKEQWKMKSRETCNKSGFSVKKKPAARVDHTMCFEEALAYFELHPEDDPMQKKKKKKVICECPSS, translated from the exons ATGCATCAGCAACGCACCGAGGCAGCACAGCAGCACAAGGAACAACACTGCAACTTGCACAGTTCGGACGACGCCGGCGTCGTACGAATTGCGCCGAGGCACAGTTTGAAACAAGCTTCGTCGATCGTTCTAGTGATGCCGCGGTCCTGTGACGAGATGTCGACGGAAGATTGTGGCTCGTTGATCTACGTGGAGAAGTTAGAGCCATTGTCTAAAttgaaaaccataaaaa TTGTGCCTCATGAAAATACGCAAACGGCAAATCCTATCAAAATTTTAAGACATCATACGAGAAACGAAGGAAATATGAAACCCTCAGTAGAACCGAGGAGGGGAAAATGTACAATCACCAGACCTGTACCTGCATCTCACAAACTACCAGTCACTAACGCCTTCACAAAGGAATATTCATCAGGACAATTGCAAAAACCACGTATCCCCCCTAAATACTCTGATTACTCGAAGGTGACAACTGAACCCCCGACGTGGAACAAAGAGCTTTATACCAGACTACCGTCCTGTTCCACCACTTGTAGGCTGGATATGCGCGCAGAACAGCGAATCGGACGATCAGAACAGCGAACACCACCTAGATATGTAGAAAAAGGCCCTAAAAGTACCGAACCCGCTTGTGGAAACAAAGATGCCCTTTATAAGGCCCTCGCTCGTTACCTTCACAGCACTAAGCGTATCGTTTGCAAAGAGAAGCCCGAGCAGCGAATAGCTACTAAAAATTCTAGGGTTTGCCTACTATCAGCTACACATTCGAGCATATACAGAGTCCATTCTAGAGTGTCATTTTCTGACGAATTAAGATATTTGAGCCGAGGGAACTCAAGTAAACTTTGTATGGAGAAGTGTTTGGATCCTAGTTCCCCTACAAAAAGCCCCTCTCAAGGCCCAAACGAGTGCAAAAATTCCCATGACCACTCATTATGTTGTTCTTCTGACGAGAAAGCTAAAAGACTTCGCGAAAGAATACctcaatttacaataaaaatctcGCCAAAATTGTCTAAATCAAATATTAAAACACCTCGAAGTGCAAAAGGAAGTAAAGTACGTTTCGATCGTCAGTTGCATTCTTGCTGTCCCTGCGAGAAAACAGAATCACAAAAATCAGATCCTACTGCCACAATAGACGAATTAAGACCATGTGCCTctgagaaaaaaacaataataaaatcagAACCTAATCGCTCGAAAAAGGAACCAAAACCACGGCACAGTACGAATAAAACATCACAACAATCCCACCCTGATAACACAAAAGATGAATTAAGACCATGTgctaatgaaaaaaaagaagcAAAGAAATCAGAATCTGATTGCCCAATAAAAGAACCAAAACCATGTTCCCGTAAGAAAAATACATCACAACAATCTGCATCTGATCTCCCAAAAAATGAATCAAATCCATgcgaaaagaaaaaaactgaaGACACTGATGTCTCAAAAAATGACTGTCTACCATATgtaaaagagaaaaaaacagAACAGTCAGACTCCGATTCCAAAAAAAAGGAATGTAAACCAAGTGATAACGAGAAAAGAACGGCAGAACAATCCGATTATGATTCCTCAAAAAATAAACCCAAACCATGCGAAAATAAATGCGACACTGATGtctcaaaaaaccaatctaaaCCATGTAAAAACGAGAAAAAAACGTCAGAACAATCAGACTCTGACTCCTCAAGAAATGAATCAAGGCCACGCGAAAAGAACAAAACGTCGCACCAACGTGACACTGATCTTTCGAAAAATGAGAAAGAagcagaaaaaaacaaaaagacaattgAACAGCAACCCGACCCTGAATCAACGTGTGAAACAGTTgccaaagaaacaaaaaagaTTATTTGTGATCTAGAAAGCCCATGTCAGACCCCAACAGACGAACAAAGCATCTTAACAAAAGAAAGTAGTTCGCAGTGTAGGGAAACAGTGAAGCGCGCCTCGTCACCAATGAACGTGGATGTTAAATCTACTGGAGTGGATGGTTCTTCTACCTTGAAACCAAGATGTTTGG TACAGAAACCAAGAGCAGTCTGTCCCGAAAAGGACAAAACACCAGAAAAACCTTTATATATTTGCAAGCAAGGTAGTAGTGCTAGCTTTGGGGTCAGCGAGAATATATGCACCAGGAAGAAACCAACGATGAATTCAATAGAAAAGCAACCTTCCGATAAAAGTGTTGAGCTAGAAGTGCAAACAAATCCCGAACCAAACTTGACCCGAGTTCCTACCATGCAGCCTACTAATGAATGTGTTAAGCAGCAAATAATAACGGAAGAATTTTGTCCACCAAATTTAACTCCAGACCAAGCCACGCAGCTTGCCAATGTGTGTGATAAGTTAAACGATCAAGTGGCATCACAATGTCGAGCAGACCCTCCAGATTCTATATCACAATCTACTGACGAGAATGTTAAACTAAAACAACAAACGCCATCAACATGTCCAGCAGACTCAACTCAAGATTCAGTAGCACAACCTGCTGAAGACAATTCTAAGATATGTAAACAAACAGTATCAGAATGTCCAGCGACTTCCGTTCAAGAACCAAAAATGCAACCTGCTGATAAGAGTGTTAAGTCAAGTGATAAAGTGGCACCAGAAAGTTCAGCAAATTTAATACAGGATTCAGAAACACAACTTGCAAAAGATAATGCTAAGTCAAAGCAGGATTTGGCATCAGAATGTCCAACAAATTCAGTCCAAGATGCAATAAATCAACCTACAAAGGAGAAAGATGTATCAAAGCAGGATATTTCATGTCAGCCTCCAGTAGAAAGTAGTAATGACACAG TTTCAGAACAACCAGCTCAAGCGCATCCTGATCCACCAGCAAAGAACAAGCGAAAAACATGCAGCCGTGAACCACGGCCAACAGAACCAAAAAGTAAACCATgtagcaaaattttaaaatacgtaTCTGCATTtgataataaagataaaaaacacGGCCGGGTTTGGTGGTGCAATAAGAAGCAGATATTACTCCGCCGCCGTGGCCACCCGGCACCACTTCGTTCAGTTGAAGACAATTCGATGGAAACTCAGTGTGAAAGAGATGTTAAAGACCTAGCACAAATGACAGATGACATATTGCGAATGACAGGAGACCCAGAGAAGTGCCTTTGTAGTGTTAAACCTTGTAAATGCTTACACGAACTAGCGCAAACTATAACGAATGGCGGTAGTACGACAACTAAACCAACCAGTGAATGCGAATGCCCGCcgccattattaataataaagaaaaatcagcaagaaaattacaaaaatgacgAAAATGTTCTAAGAGAACAGCAGTCGCTTTGCTCTTGCATAGCCTTTCTACAAAAACATAACTTGCTATATACAGGACAAACTATAGTAAACCAGACTGCTACAGAAGTGAAAGGTCTGGGGCAAAAGTCAGAACAGCAAGCAGATGCTCCTTACATCTACAGCCTGAATGATTTATATCattttcaacaaaacaaaacgGCGGGTGGTGCCAGTAAAGCGATTGGACTATGCGAATGTGGAGGATCGAAGCCTATAGAGCCAACAGCAGGAGACCAGAATAACAACGATGTAACGTGTCAAGGTATACCCTCGGGCTCTGGCAGTAAGAAAAACATCGTATGCGAATGCCCGCCACCAATGACAGTAGGCCAGAATGGTAAAGGTGGATCGTGTCCTGGTATGATGTCAGACGGTGACggaaagaaaaaaatcacctgTGAATGCCTACAACCGAAGGCTACAGAACAAAATGGTAAAGATGGGCCGTGTCAGGGTACAATGTTGAGGCCTGGCGGTAAGGAAAATATCATATGCGAATGTCCACCGGTGAAAGTAACAGAACAAAGGGCGAGAGGCCAGAATGGTAAAACTGGAACGTTTCAAGGCATGTCCGAGTCTAGTGGTAAGAAAAATACCTCATTTGAATGCCCGCGACCGAATAATACAGCTAATAGGGCAGGAGCCCAAAATGGAAATTTTGGAACTTGTCCGCCACCGGGTTCTGGTGGTATGAATGTCATATGCGAATGTCCACCGCTGAAAGCTACAGAACAGGCGCCAGGAAGCCAGTATGGAAATGACGGAAGGTGTCAGTGTATGAAATTGGGGCCTGGCGGTAAGATAAAAGTCACATGCGAATGCCCGCTACAGAAGATTACAGAACAAACGGCGGGAGGTCCAGGTGGAAAAGATGGTCCGTATCAGTGTATGAAGCCTGGGCCTGGTGGTAAGAAAAACATCATATGCGAATGCCCACGCTCGACTCCTTCGGGACTAACACCAGGTCAGATTTGTAGAAATGGAACGTGTCAAGGAGTTTTGTCGGGCCCTTGTGGTGCGCAGAACACCAGTGCTGACGACCTACGACCAACAACTATAGTTAAAGAACAAACAACAGCTGTTCAATGTAAAAAAGGAGAACAACGTTCATGCGATAACCTTGCCAAGGTAGAAACGggtaaaaaatcagaaaaatctAAATTGGGCCGTTATAAAAAAACGGTCATTTGTGAAAGTCCTTCAAAGGATAAGTTACAATTGAGACAAGCGCCCGCGAAAGCACCTTGTCCGAACACAGTGGGCTCAAATAAAATTACTCTCAGCGTGAAAAAGAAAAGTCCAGGACAAGCAGGGGAAGGCTCGAGCAGTGAGGAGTGCACTGAGTGCCAGAATAATAAAACCCGGGTAAAATGGTGTAAAAAGAAGTACGTCATAAGTGAATGTCCACCTCTGCGCGAGGATGATAACCGTGACTCCACAAGCATGTCTTCCCAAAAGAAAAAGCACTTaaagaaaaatgtaaaaaatcaaGCAAAAATCAAGACCGGAGAGAAAAAAGTGGACACCTCGTGTACACACGGCTCCACACCCTGTTTGTGTAAAGACGAGCCTTTCTGTCGGTTAATGAAGAATCACAAATGCGAATGTCCGTGCCCGCTCTTCGTAGAAGAGGTCGACTTGAATCCTGCAAAAGATTGCCCATCTGAACCGCCTTGTCCCAAAGACTGTCCACCGCCACCGCCCCCACCTCCGCCTTGTCTTGCAACAGATGAGAATGAGAAGAAGAGCCAAAAGAAGAATGTGGTAGAATGCGACCAGGGACAAATGACACAAGACAAAATAGACAAATGTTCGTACACCGACCGTCCGATAAAGAATATATGCAAGACAAAAAACAAATCGTCGGGCCAAGGGAAGTGGGGGAAGAAAAAGATCCCACCATGCATTTGCCCGCCGGAGCCGCCGACGACGGAGAGAGGGTGTGACCCACCCTGTGTGAAGGAGCAGTGGAAGATGAAGTCAAGAGAGACCTGCAACAAATCTGGGTTCTCGGTCAAAAAGAAACCAGCGGCTCGTGTAGATCATACCATGTGTTTTGAGGAGGCTCTTGCGTACTTCGAGCTGCATCCCGAGGATGATCCGAtgcaaaagaaaaagaaaaagaaagtgaTATGTGAGTGTCCTTCTAGCTAG